The Filimonas lacunae genomic sequence AAGCCCAAACTAGAGCCGGTTATCATTAATTCGCGCACCACGCTGCCACCCGATACCGCTCACAGCACCTCTATAGTAAAGAAAAGAGTACACGACCCACGTAAAGCCACCATTCGCTCGGCCATTATTCCGGGCTGGGGTCAGGCTTACAACAGGGAGTACTGGAAAATACCTATTGTATATGGGGCTTTAGCTATACCCGTAGCCACTTTTGTATTCAATAACAAATACTACCACAAAACCAAAGTAGCTTACGAAAAGGTGTACAATTACAGCCTGAGTGGAGACAAAAACGACCTGGCTGGTATTGATGCGGAGCTTCTTAACAGCTTAACCGGCGAGCCTTTTACGTTATCTACCTATTCCACCTACAGAAACTTCTACCGCCAAAACCGGGATTATTCCGTGCTTTGGTTTCTGATACTCTGGGGTGTAAACGTGGTAGATGCTACCGTGTTTGGCCACCTGAAAAACTTTGATATCAGCGACGATTTAAGTATGAAAGTGAAGCCCACTTTTAATATGGAAAGTAGCAGAACCAATATAGGGT encodes the following:
- a CDS encoding DUF5683 domain-containing protein, with product MSQKLFLILLLCCSACFTLSAQDSTKQKLMGRSMFDTSASKPKPKLEPVIINSRTTLPPDTAHSTSIVKKRVHDPRKATIRSAIIPGWGQAYNREYWKIPIVYGALAIPVATFVFNNKYYHKTKVAYEKVYNYSLSGDKNDLAGIDAELLNSLTGEPFTLSTYSTYRNFYRQNRDYSVLWFLILWGVNVVDATVFGHLKNFDISDDLSMKVKPTFNMESSRTNIGLAFSLKKPEHRLKPLPEVR